In one Myotis daubentonii chromosome 1, mMyoDau2.1, whole genome shotgun sequence genomic region, the following are encoded:
- the ABHD12B gene encoding protein ABHD12B yields the protein MEPGSPQQLPRRRCAMEPRAEDCVDREDCVDGEDCADGEDCADEYSVAAWWDMVVRNVRSIPQCCETLGRKIATQYNSFTSKPLKEHIFPPLMDMLIYFNFFKAPFLVDLKKPELKMPHTVNFYIKVEPGVILGIWHTVPSCRGEDAKGKDRCWYEAALHDGNPIIVYLHGSAEHRAARHRLNLVKVLSDGGFHVLSVDYRGFGDSTGKPTEEGLTADAICVYEWTKARSGTTPVCLWGHSLGTGVVTNAARVLEEKGSPVDAIVLEAPFTNMWTASINYPLLKIYQKLPGFLQTLMDALRKDKIVFPNDENVKFLSCPLLILHGEDDRTVPLANGKQLYEIARNAYRNKDRVKMVIFPPGFQHNLLCRSPTLLKTVRDFLSQQWA from the exons ATGGAGCCGGGCTCCCCGCAGCAGCTCCCGCGGCGGCGGTGCGCGATGGAGCCGCGCGCGGAGGACTGCGTGGACCGGGAGGACTGCGTGGACGGGGAGGACTGCGCGGACGGGGAGGACTGCGCGGACGAGTACAGCGTGGCCGCCTGGTGGGACATGGTGGTGAGGAACGTGCG ATCTATTCCACAATGCTGTGAAACACTCGGAAGGAAAATTGCCACTCAGTACAACAGCTTTACTAGTAAACCATTAAAAGAACACATTTTCCCTCCTCTGATGGACAtgctaatttattttaattttt TCAAAGCACCATTTCTTGTGGACTTAAAGAAGCCGGAGTTAAAGATGCCTCACACAGTGAACTTTTACATCAAGGTTGAACCCGGGGTGATTCTGGGAATCTG GCACACAGTTCCCAGCTGCCGGGGGGAAGATGCTAAAGGGAAGGACCGTTGCTGGTACGAAGCAGCCCTTCATGATGGCAACCCAATTATTGTCTATCTTCACGGCAGTGCAGAACACAG GGCAGCTCGTCACAGGCTTAATCTCGTAAAG GTGCTGAGCGATGGTGGCTTTCACGTCTTGTCTGTTGACTACAGAG GGTTCGGGGACTCTACGGGTAAGCCCACAGAGGAGGGACTGACTGCGGACGCTATTTGTGTCTATGAGTGGACCAAGGCAAGAAGTGGCACCACCCCCGTGTGCCTCTGGGGCCACTCTCTGGGTACAGG agttgTAACGAATGCTGCGAGAGTACTAGAAGAGAAAG gatCCCCGGTTGATGCTATTGTTCTGGAAGCTCCATTTACCAACATGTGGACTGCAAGTATCAATTATCCCTTGTTAAAG atttaccAGAAACTTCCAGGATTTTTACAAACACTTATGGATGCTTTGAGAAAAGACAAAATAGTCTTCCCTAATGATGAAAA TGTAAAATTCCTGTCTTGCCCCCTCCTCATCCTTCACGGCGAGGATGACAGAACAGTGCCTTTGGCGAATGGAAAACAG CTCTATGAAATTGCACGCAATGCATACAGGAACAAAGACAGAGTCAAGATGGTGATCTTTCCTCCTGGCTTCCAACACAACCTGCTTTGTAGAAGCCCCACACTGTTAAAAACCGTGAG AGATTTCCTGAGCCAGCAGTGGGCATGA